CGCGGGCCACCGCACAAGGAACCCGGCCGGCGGGTCAGCTCTCGCCGAGCACCAGGAGCAGGTGCTCCACACCGTCGTGCAGGACCGTGCCGGCGTCCTGGAAGCCGTGGCGCCGCAGCAGCCGGACCGACGCGGTGTTGCCGGCCGCCGGGTCGGCGTACAGCGGCCGGATCTTCTCTTCCTGCAGGAAGAGCGCGAGGGCCTCGGTGCCGACGCCTTTGGACCAGTACTCGCGGCCCAGCCAGTAGCCGATGAAACGGCGGTCCTCCTCCCACCAGGACAGGACGTTGCCGGCGAGCCGGCCGTCCACGGTGATGGCGCGGATGAGATTGGCCGGGTCGCCGAGGACGACCGTGCGCCAGTGGTTCATGAAGCGGG
The window above is part of the Sphaerisporangium rubeum genome. Proteins encoded here:
- a CDS encoding GNAT family N-acetyltransferase, which codes for MTRDIRLRPVQDSDLEVFHEQEQDPEAARRANFPPRERTRFMNHWRTVVLGDPANLIRAITVDGRLAGNVLSWWEEDRRFIGYWLGREYWSKGVGTEALALFLQEEKIRPLYADPAAGNTASVRLLRRHGFQDAGTVLHDGVEHLLLVLGES